A window of Microbispora sp. ZYX-F-249 genomic DNA:
CCCTCGCCGAGCCGTTGCCCGCCATCCCCATTCCCGAGACGCCTTCGGTGGGGCCGGTTGAGATCGGCCTGTGCGAGGACGGTACACCGTACCGGCTCAAGGTCCACGGCACGCATGTGCTGATCGCGGGCGCGACCGGCGCGGGCAAAGGCTCCTACCTGTGGAGCGCCATCCGCGGCCTGCTCCCCGCGATGCGGGCCGCTCTCGTCCAGGTCTGGGCGCTCGACCCCAAACGGATGGAGCTGTCCTTCGGCCGGGCACTATTCGGTAGTCGCTACGCCGCTACCCCCGCCGAGTGCGCCGACCTGCTTGAGGCCGCTGTCTCGCTGATGCAGGAGAGAGCCGACCGATTCGGTGGCAACCAGCGCTCCCACACACCTACCGTGGCGGACCCCTTCGTCCTGGTCGTCGTCGACGAGGTCGCCTTCCTGACCGCCTACCAGTCCGACAAGGGCCTCCGAGAGCGAACCAAAGCAGCCCTCGCCACGCTCACCACACAAGGCCGCGCGGTCGGTGTCGGCGTCATGGCCGCACTTCAGGACCCGCGCAAGGAGGTCATGAACATCCGCAACCTGTTCCCCGACAAGATCGCGCTCCGGCTGGACGAGTCGGAACAGGTGGACATGGTCCTCGGCGACGGCGCACGCGACCGGGGCGCACTCGCCGACCACATCTCACCCGTCCCCGAACTCGGCGCGGGCATCGGCTACGTCCGGCTCGAAACCTCACCCGACCCGATTCGCGTCCGCGCCGCGTACGTCTCCGACGAGGACATCCGCGCCATGGTCGCCAGCTTCTCGACCGGCAGGGCGGGGGCGCATGCCCGTGGTTGAGATCTCTCACCTTCTCGACGAGCTCACCTGCGCGGCCTGCGGCACCCGCAACGCGCTGTGGCTCTACCCCATTCGGGGCGTCATCGAGTGCCGCGAGTGCGGCGAGAAGGCAACCGTGATCGTCGAGCCCTCCGGCGGTAACCAGTGACAGCCACGACCGACAGGACCACCCCTCGCGCCGTCCGCATGGCGATGCCGCTCGCGCGGGACGTGGTCGAGGAGATCGCCAAGCAGTACGGGGTGTGCATCCGCCCGGTTCCGCTTCGGCGGCAGGACATCCTCACCGGTCAGGTTGAGGTGATCGACGTGCCGTGTGGGGCGACGCTGGAAGGCAAGTGTCCGCCGTGTGCGAAGCGGAATCGGCAGTTGCGGCGGGCGCAGTGCCGGGAGGGCTGGCACCTCGAAGCCGAGCCGGTGAACCTCCCGGACAACGCCGACGACTATCAGCGCCATCTCGTGGAGTTGCGGGCCGATGCTCAGGCGTGGCGGGATGAGGTGGAAAAGGCCGGCGGTGACACCACCGATCTGGACGCCGCGATCGAGGACCTGGACGAGGAGATCAACCGGGCCGGGATGCGCGGCAAGGTCCTCGGCCGGACCAGCGGGAAGCGGTCGCGCTCGACCAAGCGGCGGCAGGACGCCCCGGATCTGCCCAAGCGGCAGATGACCAAGACCACGCTCGGGCGGACCTTCACCGGCTCGGACGGCAAGGTCTACCGTCCCTCGATGTTCGTGACCCTCACCCTGCCCTCCTACGGGCGGGTGCTGGAGGGTGCTCCGCTCGATCCGGACCGGTACGACTACGGGCAGGCGGCCCGCGACGCGCTGCACTTCTCCAAGCTCGTGGACCGCTTCGTGCAGAACCTCCGCCGGGTCGCGGGCTATGACGTGCAGTACTTCGCCACCGTCGAACCTCAGAAGCGGCTCGCCCCGCACCTGCACATGGCGATCCGCGGCACCCTCCCGCGGGCGGAGCTGCGGCAGATCATCGCGGCTACGTATCACCAAGTGTGGTGGCCCTCGACCGACGAAGTCCGCTTCGAGGGTGAGCACCTGCCGGTCTGGGAGGACGGGGCCGGCTACCTCGACCCGACCACGGGGGAAGTGCTGCCGACCTGGGAACAGGCCCTCGACCGGCTCGACCAGGACGACGAGGCCGAACCCCTGCACGTGCTCCGCTTCGGCGACCAGGCCGACATCAAGGGCGTGCTCGCCGGAACGCCGGACGCCGACCAACTCATCGGGTACCTGTCGAAGTACCTGACCAAGTCCCTC
This region includes:
- a CDS encoding replication initiator is translated as MTATTDRTTPRAVRMAMPLARDVVEEIAKQYGVCIRPVPLRRQDILTGQVEVIDVPCGATLEGKCPPCAKRNRQLRRAQCREGWHLEAEPVNLPDNADDYQRHLVELRADAQAWRDEVEKAGGDTTDLDAAIEDLDEEINRAGMRGKVLGRTSGKRSRSTKRRQDAPDLPKRQMTKTTLGRTFTGSDGKVYRPSMFVTLTLPSYGRVLEGAPLDPDRYDYGQAARDALHFSKLVDRFVQNLRRVAGYDVQYFATVEPQKRLAPHLHMAIRGTLPRAELRQIIAATYHQVWWPSTDEVRFEGEHLPVWEDGAGYLDPTTGEVLPTWEQALDRLDQDDEAEPLHVLRFGDQADIKGVLAGTPDADQLIGYLSKYLTKSLGDALGTDDPRRKAHAERLLDALRFEPCSPTCPNWLRYGVQPKGAKPGMAPGRCKGKAHKPDHLGYAGRRVLVSRKWSNKTLTEHKQDRRTWVLEALGLPEEPVDPHRYIWRPVKPGDPELAPIGVRLLRAVHERQRWRNHLDRLQAEADGRDLSATEGRAA
- a CDS encoding FtsK/SpoIIIE domain-containing protein, translating into MLRRLPGDEARNLVSTTPDTAVVFRPAVMQTPAIVTIVIWLARLLRGLVRTLWRHPIACTAAVAPAVVTLAYGWRMTVVLAGFLPTVGLSWVLLERDSFLRVVGWPLLAWWRLVWVYRRHWQPVMIVSGLGRHLRGRDYLPRLVKVRCTSWADLVTVKMLNGQAVKDWTDRADHLAHGFGARSCRMSIARAGRLVLTLPRHDPLAEPLPAIPIPETPSVGPVEIGLCEDGTPYRLKVHGTHVLIAGATGAGKGSYLWSAIRGLLPAMRAALVQVWALDPKRMELSFGRALFGSRYAATPAECADLLEAAVSLMQERADRFGGNQRSHTPTVADPFVLVVVDEVAFLTAYQSDKGLRERTKAALATLTTQGRAVGVGVMAALQDPRKEVMNIRNLFPDKIALRLDESEQVDMVLGDGARDRGALADHISPVPELGAGIGYVRLETSPDPIRVRAAYVSDEDIRAMVASFSTGRAGAHARG